The following nucleotide sequence is from Thermostaphylospora chromogena.
AACCCCGCATGCTGTTGCTGGGCGCGCAGCGGCTGCGGCTCCCGCCGCTGTTGGTGCAGATCGCCATGTTCATGCTCCGCTACATGGATTTGATCATGGACGAGATGCGGCGGATGCGGGTGGCGCGGGAGGCGCGGGGGTTCGCCGCCCGCGATGTGCGGCACATCCCGGTCCTGGCCCGCTCGGTGGGGGCGCTGTTCATCCGCTCCTACGAGCGCGGCGAGCGGGTGCACCTGGCGATGCTGAGCCGCGGATACGCCGGAACGATGCCCGCGATGCACGACCTGTCGGCGGCCCGGAGACAATGGGGGATGGCGTTACTCCTGCCCGGCCTGGCGCTGCTGCTCATGGTGATCCTGCGCGTGGGGACACCGTGAACGGCGCCGGGCGCGGAGGAGCCGGACGCGCTAGGGCCGACGAGTGGGGATGCGGTGACCGAGACGTTGTCGCTGGAGGTCAGCAGGCTGGCCTACGCCTACCCTGACGGCACGCAGGCGCTGTTCGGCGTGGATCTCGCGATCGGCCGTGGCGAGCGGGTGGCGCTGCTGGGCCCCAACGGCGCGGGCAAGACCACCCTGGTGATGCACCTGAACGGCATCCTGACCCCCGGGCACGGTTCGGTGACCGTGGCCGGCCTGCCGGTGCGGCCCGACACGCTCAAGGAGATCCGGCGTCGCGTCGGGCTCGTCTTCCAGGACCCCGATGACCAGCTGTTCATGCCGACCGTGCGCGACGACGTGGCGTTCGGCCCGGCCAACATGGGCGTGCGCGGCGAGGAGCTGGAGCATCGGGTGAAGAGCGCGCTGGAGCGGGTGGGCATGCTCCACGTCGCCGACCGGCCGCCGCACCACCTGTCGTTCGGGCAGCGCCGCAGGGTCGCGGTGGCGACGGTGCTGGCGATGGAGCCGGAGATCCTGGTGCTGGACGAGCCGTCGTCCAAC
It contains:
- a CDS encoding energy-coupling factor ABC transporter ATP-binding protein, with protein sequence MTETLSLEVSRLAYAYPDGTQALFGVDLAIGRGERVALLGPNGAGKTTLVMHLNGILTPGHGSVTVAGLPVRPDTLKEIRRRVGLVFQDPDDQLFMPTVRDDVAFGPANMGVRGEELEHRVKSALERVGMLHVADRPPHHLSFGQRRRVAVATVLAMEPEILVLDEPSSNLDPASRRELAEILRSLDVTMLMVTHDLPYALELCERSLILSGGVIVADGPTREILADADLLAAHRLELPYGFAVPDPDGGPSRRT